A window of the Hordeum vulgare subsp. vulgare chromosome 5H, MorexV3_pseudomolecules_assembly, whole genome shotgun sequence genome harbors these coding sequences:
- the LOC123452405 gene encoding probable hexosyltransferase MUCI70, with translation MSTSSSLIQGISILVSDDDEASGKVRVRVRRKRNRHPVSARRRFLRRAARLGGPLLLAALAVSLFAYEYYRLYPFRSPSSSATRPPPPRTQAAGNLSRVDRAARAADGARKSCLKMLDTEMLQNLEFREPREQNLPVKKVVYRSSLPHPEDNISSHMTNSRFNSFTGYQTLTEREESFKPKETTSVHCGFYSENGGFSVSDVDKDYMRSCRVVVATCAFGGGDDLHQPIGMTEASVKKVCYVAFWDEVTRSAQQEEGNKIGEDLKIGLWRIILVRDLPFTDQRLNGKIPKLISHRLFPMARYSIWVDSKSQFRRDPLGVIEALLWRSNSSLALSEHGARSSLYDEGKAIVKKHKATPEEVKIQLDQYRQDGIPDDKRFNGKKALAEASVIVRDHAPLTNVFMCLWFNEVVRFTSRDQLSFPYVLRRLRLPGVHLFPVCARKDLVNSFGHRRKVKPLAKEGR, from the exons ATGTCGACCTCTTCGTCGCTGATCCAAGGCATCTCCATCTTGGTCTCCGACGACGACGAGGCCTCCGGGAAGGTGCGCGTGCGCGTCCGCCGCAAGCGCAACCGCCACCCGGTCTCCGCCCGCCGCCGCTTCCTCCGCCGCGCCGCGCGGCTGGGCGGCCCGCTCCtcctcgccgccctcgccgtctcCCTCTTCGCCTATGAATACTACCGCCTCTACCCGTTCCGCTCGCCCTCCTCGTCCGCTAcgcggccgccgccgcctcggACGCAGGCCGCCGGCAACCTCAGCCGCGTCGACCGCGCTGCCCGCGCCGCCGATGGCGCCCGGAAGT CATGCCTGAAGATGCTCGATACTGAGATGCTTCAAAATCTGGAATTTCGTGAACCCCGTGAACAAAATCTGCCAGTCAAGAAAGTTGTGTACAGGTCCAGTCTGCCTCATCCTGAAGATAACATTTCATCCCATATGACGAATTCACGATTTAATTCATTCACGGGATATCAGACCCTTACTGAAAGAGAAGAAAGTTTCAAG CCGAAGGAAACTACATCGGTTCACTGTGGCTTCTACAGTGAAAATGGCGGGTTCAGTGTTTCTGATGTTGATAAAGATTACATGAGATCTTGCAGAGTTGTTGTGGCCACTTGTGCGTTTGGTGGAGGGGATGACCTTCACCAGCCTATAGGCATGACAGAAGCGTCTGTCAAAAAG GTATGCTATGTTGCATTCTGGGATGAAGTCACGCGCTCAGCTCAACAGGAGGAAGGTAACAAGATTGGTGAAGATCTCAAGATTGGACTTTGGAGGATCATTCTTGTGAGAGATCTTCCTTTCACAGATCAACGGCTGAATGGGAAAATTCCCAAG CTGATAAGCCATCGCCTTTTTCCTATGGCAAGATACTCGATCTGGGTGGACTCGAAATCCCAGTTCCGGAGGGATCCACTAGGAGTCATCGAAGCTCTTCTCTGGCGCTCAAACTCTTCCTTGGCATTATCAGAACACGGTGCTAGGAGCAGCTTGTATGACGAGGGCAAAGCGATTGTTAAGAAACACAAAGCAACTCCAGAAGAGGTTAAAATACAGTTGGATCAGTACCGACAAGACGGCATTCCAGATGACAAACGATTCAACGGGAAAAAAG CCCTCGCGGAAGCTTCAGTTATTGTGAGGGATCACGCCCCCTTGACGAACGTCTTCATGTGCCTCTGGTTCAACGAGGTGGTGAGATTCACGTCCCGGGATCAGCTGAGCTTCCCCTACGTGCTGCGGCGCCTCAGGCTCCCCGGCGTCCACCTGTTCCCGGTGTGCGCTCGCAAGGATCTGGTTAACAGCTTCGGCCATCGGCGCAAGGTGAAGCCCCTTGCCAAGGAAGGAAGATGA
- the LOC123452406 gene encoding 30S ribosomal protein S9, chloroplastic, whose translation MALSVSSLASAFSHLSLPSTSAAQPPPLLRLLPSTRRAARLVLLASGADAAEPVEPEAPAADDGPEEVLAVEAEEDALSGLALRKYVKQRLPGGFAAQRITATGRRKMASARVVLQEGTGKVFINFREAKEYLQGNPMWVEYCKIPLATLGFENNYDVFVKVQGGGLSGQAQAICLGVARALLKISPANRVALRSEGLLTRDTRVVERKKAGLKKARKRPQFSKR comes from the exons ATGGCGCTCTCCGTCTCCTCGCTCGCCTCCGCCTTCTcccacctctccctcccctccaccTCCGCTGCCCAACCGCCccctctcctccgcctcctcccgtcgacccgccGCGCCGCTCGCCTCGTCCTCTTGGCCTCCGGGGCCGACGCCGCCGAGCCGGTCGAGCCGGAGGCGCCTGCCGCCGACGACGGGCCCGAAGAGGTGCTCGCGGTCGAGGCGGAGGAGGACGCGCTGTCCGGGCTTGCGCTGCGCAAGTACGTGAAGCAGCGCCTGCCCGGGGGATTCGCCGCGCAGCGGATCACCGCCACCGGCCGCCGGAAGATGGCGTCCGCCCGCGTCGTGCTCCAGGAGGGTACCGGGAAGGTTTTCATCAACTTCCGCGAAGCCAAG GAGTATTTGCAAGGGAATCCAATGTGGGTGGAGTATTGCAAGATCCCCCTGGCGACTCTAGGGTTTGAGAACAACTACGACGTCTTCGTGAAAGTTCAGGGAGGCGGCCTTTCAGGCCAGGCCCAGGCGATCTGCCTCGGCGTGGCGCGTGCGCTGCTGAAGATCAGCCCCGCCAACAGAGTCGCCCTGAGGTCAGAAGGCTTGCTGACAAGAGACACTCGTGTCGTCGAGAGGAAGAAGGCGGGTCTCAAGAAGGCGCGCAAGCGCCCCCAGTTCTCCAAGCGTTAA